In Deinococcus puniceus, one genomic interval encodes:
- a CDS encoding S41 family peptidase: MKTPQRRSPSAIRSALSPALKLSLSLSLMFSLPALAQPGVGRSSGQFSGQSAAAVSPAQAVFDQVNRLLQNSYGGLSTVDRVGLTRDYQTRLDAVCAPTPTDCAAEKAYPVIEAELTALDDEHTFFQNPEDFEEFVASATGGNRRQFGVKLALLDGQQRVVLEVVPNSVAEAAGLLRGDVLSTLDGKPYTYDALRSAREAGRPIALGVSTRGVERIVNLTSQESSTRDLPRISYVASATGAEDVAVLRIPTFISGGGVAQGVHDLVGQARARGVRGVVVDLRGNGGGSLSECDGAVSAFVPSFTRVARSAEGNSRTLVSRGARVEAGRTSGIVTNPQLWTGPLSVLVDGGSASCSEFFAFEIQNAARGPVLGEVTAGVGNTATRVFPVGEDAALQLTILNYAKPDGTPYPTRLTPDIADEQDEADIRLLTEGRDELLNLGVKALDGAPMLSQDRVQPGSP; the protein is encoded by the coding sequence ATGAAGACTCCGCAGCGCCGTTCCCCAAGCGCCATCAGGTCGGCGCTGTCTCCCGCTCTCAAGCTCTCGCTCTCCCTGTCGCTGATGTTCAGTTTGCCCGCACTGGCACAGCCCGGAGTGGGCCGCTCTTCGGGGCAGTTTTCTGGGCAAAGCGCCGCCGCAGTCTCGCCCGCACAGGCCGTGTTCGATCAGGTGAACCGCCTGCTCCAAAACTCGTATGGTGGCCTGTCTACCGTAGACCGTGTGGGCCTGACCCGCGACTATCAGACGAGGCTGGACGCCGTGTGTGCGCCCACGCCAACAGACTGCGCCGCCGAAAAAGCTTACCCGGTCATAGAGGCCGAACTGACGGCGCTGGACGATGAGCACACCTTTTTTCAGAATCCGGAAGATTTTGAGGAATTCGTGGCGAGTGCCACAGGCGGCAACCGCAGGCAGTTTGGCGTAAAACTGGCGCTGCTAGACGGGCAGCAGCGGGTGGTGCTGGAAGTCGTGCCCAACAGCGTGGCCGAGGCCGCCGGACTGCTGCGCGGCGACGTGCTGAGCACCCTTGACGGCAAGCCTTACACCTACGACGCCCTGCGTTCGGCGCGGGAAGCGGGGCGGCCCATCGCTCTGGGCGTCAGCACACGCGGCGTAGAGCGGATCGTCAACCTGACTTCACAGGAAAGCAGCACCCGCGATCTGCCCCGCATCAGCTACGTCGCTTCGGCCACAGGTGCCGAAGACGTGGCTGTGCTGCGGATTCCCACCTTCATTTCGGGCGGCGGAGTGGCTCAGGGCGTGCATGATCTGGTGGGGCAGGCACGGGCGCGTGGCGTGCGCGGCGTGGTCGTGGATTTGCGCGGCAACGGCGGCGGCAGCCTCAGCGAGTGCGACGGCGCGGTCAGTGCCTTCGTGCCCAGCTTTACGCGGGTGGCCCGCAGCGCCGAGGGCAACAGCCGCACGCTGGTCAGCCGGGGCGCAAGGGTCGAAGCAGGCCGGACGAGCGGCATCGTGACCAATCCGCAACTCTGGACGGGGCCGCTGTCTGTGCTGGTCGATGGTGGTAGCGCCTCATGCAGCGAATTCTTCGCCTTCGAGATTCAGAACGCGGCGCGTGGCCCCGTGCTGGGCGAAGTCACGGCGGGCGTGGGCAACACCGCGACCCGTGTGTTTCCGGTGGGAGAAGACGCCGCGCTGCAACTGACCATCCTGAATTACGCCAAGCCAGACGGCACGCCGTACCCCACCCGCCTGACCCCGGATATTGCCGACGAGCAGGATGAGGCCGACATTCGCCTGCTGACCGAAGGCCGGGACGAGCTGCTGAATCTGGGCGTCAAGGCACTGGACGGCGCTCCG
- a CDS encoding M20/M25/M40 family metallo-hydrolase → MPLSYLPRIAQTPAPTFDEGARADLMTQLWEELGFACERDEVGNVLTRITPPGTEGKPALLLAAHLDTVFAAGTDVTVRDEKTRLVGPGVGDNSASLAVVTALLAGYAAQPVALRRPLWVAANVGEEGLGDLRGAKHLLARHRASLGAFVAVDGYLGIAVTRAVGVRRYRATFIGPGGHSWGDQAPSALHALGLAIAGLYALHRPNTPRTTLNVGLASGGNSVNSIAANAELLLDLRSLDAKALAELDTRAQGVLHSAAREAGVNVRLERVGDRPGGDLRSGPLLDMAHEAAREGRMDLRLASSSTDANAAVPHDLPAIAVGVYRGGNAHREDEWVQHNSLTPGLRFLRRMVELYQHRPLS, encoded by the coding sequence GACGCCTGCCCCCACCTTCGATGAGGGGGCGCGGGCCGATCTGATGACCCAGCTGTGGGAAGAATTGGGGTTTGCCTGCGAGCGCGATGAAGTGGGCAATGTCCTGACCCGCATCACGCCGCCCGGCACCGAGGGAAAGCCCGCGCTGCTGCTGGCGGCCCATTTGGATACGGTGTTCGCGGCAGGCACCGACGTGACCGTGCGCGACGAAAAAACGCGGCTGGTGGGGCCGGGGGTGGGCGACAACAGCGCCAGCCTCGCGGTGGTCACGGCGCTGCTGGCCGGGTACGCGGCGCAACCGGTGGCCCTGCGGCGGCCCCTGTGGGTGGCGGCCAACGTCGGAGAAGAAGGGTTAGGAGACCTGCGCGGCGCGAAGCATCTGCTGGCCCGACACCGGGCTTCGCTGGGCGCGTTCGTGGCGGTAGACGGCTACTTGGGCATCGCGGTCACGCGGGCGGTGGGCGTGCGGCGCTACCGGGCCACGTTTATCGGGCCGGGGGGCCACTCGTGGGGCGATCAGGCTCCGAGTGCGCTGCACGCGCTGGGCCTCGCCATCGCGGGCCTGTACGCCCTGCACCGGCCCAATACGCCGCGCACCACGCTGAATGTGGGCCTCGCGTCGGGCGGCAACAGCGTCAATTCTATTGCGGCCAACGCCGAGCTGCTCCTTGATCTGCGTTCGCTGGATGCCAAGGCTCTGGCCGAACTCGATACCCGCGCTCAGGGCGTGCTGCACAGCGCGGCGCGGGAAGCGGGCGTCAATGTGCGTCTAGAGCGTGTCGGAGACCGTCCGGGCGGTGACTTGCGCTCCGGCCCCCTGCTAGACATGGCCCACGAAGCCGCCCGCGAAGGCCGTATGGATCTGCGCCTTGCCTCCAGCAGCACCGATGCCAACGCCGCCGTGCCACACGACTTGCCTGCCATTGCAGTGGGCGTATACCGGGGCGGCAATGCCCACCGCGAAGACGAGTGGGTGCAGCACAACAGCCTCACACCGGGCCTGCGCTTTCTGCGCCGCATGGTGGAGTTGTATCAGCACCGCCCGCTGTCCTGA